A stretch of Flavobacterium sp. N1994 DNA encodes these proteins:
- a CDS encoding methyltransferase domain-containing protein, whose protein sequence is MILINTKYRTKQSEIMDDFSMEGEMLREALDKIAKINQLLGGNQLTLQGVKQLIKGIAISKEITIVDVGCGNGDMLRILADYGKENDLKFKLIGIDANNFTVNHARKLSSEYANISYRCEDIFGQSFQQFQYDIVLCTLTLHHFKDDEIVTLLKVFQQKAKLGIVINDLQRSAISYRLFQALCFVFRLNEMSREDGLVSILRGFKKKELVAFSKLLQFKKYTIQWKWAFRYQWIIKTNLDN, encoded by the coding sequence ATGATTTTGATTAATACAAAATACAGGACGAAACAATCCGAAATCATGGATGACTTTTCTATGGAAGGGGAAATGCTTCGTGAGGCTTTAGATAAAATTGCCAAAATAAATCAACTACTGGGAGGAAACCAACTAACATTGCAAGGTGTAAAACAGCTTATTAAAGGAATTGCTATTTCCAAAGAAATTACCATTGTTGATGTGGGTTGTGGTAATGGAGATATGTTGAGAATACTTGCAGATTACGGAAAAGAAAATGATTTAAAATTTAAACTTATTGGAATTGACGCAAACAATTTTACTGTAAATCATGCTCGAAAATTATCATCAGAATATGCTAACATCAGTTATCGATGTGAAGATATATTTGGACAATCATTCCAACAGTTTCAGTATGACATAGTTTTATGCACTTTGACTTTACATCATTTTAAGGACGACGAAATTGTAACGCTATTAAAAGTATTTCAGCAAAAAGCCAAACTAGGAATTGTTATTAATGATTTGCAGCGAAGTGCCATTTCTTATCGCTTGTTTCAGGCATTGTGTTTTGTGTTTCGATTGAATGAGATGTCGAGAGAAGATGGATTAGTTTCAATTTTGAGAGGATTTAAAAAGAAGGAATTGGTAGCATTTTCAAAGCTATTGCAATTTAAAAAATACACCATTCAATGGAAATGGGCTTTCCGTTACCAATGGATTATCAAAACTAATTTGGACAACTAA
- a CDS encoding type III polyketide synthase, with protein sequence MSVKIISVAKELPKYCRTTAEILPFLDTWLLGQEERFIRKVKKIFEGAMVDKRYSIMDPVEVFTKTSFEERNTIYVREVIALGEKVLAKTLKKANWNPEDLDYIITVSCTGIMIPSLDAYLINSLKLRQDIVRLPVTEMGCAAGISGIMYAKNFLQANPGKRAAVIAVESPTATFQLDDYSMANIVSAAIFGDGAACVLLSSHEEDEGPKILADEMYHFYDAIHMMGFQLTNSGLQMVLDIEVPDTIASHFPDIIHPFLAKNKLKIEDIDHLIFHPGGKKIVQTVEDLFSDLGKNINDTKEVLRLYGNMSSATVLYVLERVLDSQPQKGEKGLLLSFGPGFSAQRILIEF encoded by the coding sequence ATGAGCGTAAAAATAATATCAGTAGCTAAAGAGTTGCCAAAATATTGCCGAACTACCGCTGAGATTCTTCCTTTTTTGGATACTTGGTTGTTGGGTCAAGAAGAGCGTTTCATCCGTAAAGTGAAGAAAATTTTTGAAGGTGCGATGGTAGATAAACGCTATTCCATAATGGACCCTGTGGAGGTTTTTACCAAAACTTCTTTTGAAGAACGCAACACTATCTACGTTCGTGAAGTAATCGCTTTAGGAGAAAAAGTGTTAGCCAAAACATTAAAAAAAGCCAATTGGAACCCCGAAGATTTAGATTATATCATCACAGTAAGTTGTACGGGCATTATGATTCCGTCGCTTGATGCCTATTTGATTAATTCCTTGAAACTGCGTCAAGATATTGTTCGTTTGCCAGTGACCGAAATGGGTTGTGCTGCTGGGATTTCGGGGATTATGTATGCTAAAAATTTCTTGCAAGCCAATCCAGGAAAACGGGCTGCTGTTATTGCGGTTGAAAGTCCAACAGCTACTTTTCAACTCGATGATTATTCGATGGCGAATATTGTGAGTGCGGCTATTTTTGGAGATGGTGCGGCTTGTGTCTTGCTTTCTTCTCATGAAGAGGATGAAGGGCCGAAAATTTTAGCTGATGAAATGTATCATTTTTATGATGCTATTCACATGATGGGATTTCAGTTGACCAATTCTGGTTTACAAATGGTATTAGATATTGAAGTTCCAGATACAATTGCTTCACACTTTCCAGATATTATTCATCCTTTTTTGGCCAAAAATAAATTAAAAATAGAGGATATTGATCATCTGATTTTTCATCCAGGCGGAAAAAAAATTGTACAAACGGTGGAAGATTTGTTTTCTGATTTAGGTAAAAATATCAACGATACGAAAGAAGTGTTACGCTTATACGGAAACATGTCAAGTGCCACGGTTTTGTATGTTTTAGAAAGAGTATTGGATAGCCAACCCCAAAAAGGAGAAAAAGGATTGTTACTTAGTTTTGGTCCGGGTTTTTCGGCACAGCGAATTTTAATTGAGTTTTAA
- a CDS encoding 3-hydroxyacyl-ACP dehydratase FabZ family protein: MFKDILDKLPYSKPFLFVDELLFVDENGVKGSYTYSPNSDFYKGHFKDNPVTPGVILTETMAQIGVVCLGIFLLGNEFNSKSKIALTSSEIEYLKPIFPNEKVIVISEKIYFRFGKLKCKVKMLNSNNEEVCNGTIAGMIV; encoded by the coding sequence ATGTTTAAAGATATTCTCGACAAATTGCCTTATTCAAAACCATTCCTTTTCGTGGATGAGCTTTTGTTTGTAGATGAAAATGGAGTAAAAGGAAGTTATACTTATTCTCCAAATTCCGATTTTTATAAAGGACATTTTAAAGACAATCCAGTTACACCAGGGGTTATTTTGACCGAAACTATGGCACAGATTGGAGTAGTCTGTTTGGGTATTTTTTTATTAGGAAATGAATTTAACAGTAAAAGTAAAATAGCATTGACTTCCTCGGAAATAGAATATTTAAAACCGATATTTCCCAATGAAAAAGTAATCGTAATTTCAGAAAAAATATATTTCCGATTTGGAAAATTAAAATGTAAAGTGAAAATGTTGAATTCAAATAATGAAGAAGTTTGTAACGGAACTATAGCAGGAATGATAGTATGA
- a CDS encoding beta-ketoacyl-[acyl-carrier-protein] synthase family protein yields MSRRVVITGLGVVAPNGVGLDAFTDAIKNGISGIKHDAELERLQFSCQISGTPEISEELKRNYFTELELRNFNSTGILYGVIAGIDAWKDAGLSIEDNDNPDWDSGTIFGTGTSGIEKFRESIYKIDDFQTRKLGSTAVAQTMNSGVSAYLGGKLGLGNQVTTNSSACTTGTESILMAYERIKLGQAKRILSGSTSDSGPYIWGGFDAMKVCTFKHNDAPEKGSRPMSATASGFVPGSGAGALVLEDLETALKRGARIYAEVLGGNINSGGQRGSGTMTAPNGVAVQKCITDALKNAGVAPNELDVINGHLTATSKDTFEIANWSQALNRKGNEFPLINSLKSMVGHCLSAAGSIEAVASVLQVYNGFVFPNTNCEDLNPDITEIIHNSCIPQQLIQKEITILAKASFGFGDVNGCVILKKYK; encoded by the coding sequence ATGAGTAGAAGAGTAGTTATAACAGGTTTAGGTGTGGTTGCTCCAAACGGAGTGGGTCTTGATGCGTTTACTGATGCTATAAAAAATGGTATTTCAGGAATTAAGCATGATGCCGAATTAGAAAGATTACAGTTTTCTTGTCAAATATCGGGAACACCTGAGATTTCGGAAGAATTGAAACGCAATTATTTTACCGAATTAGAATTGCGTAATTTCAATTCCACCGGAATTTTATACGGAGTTATTGCGGGAATCGATGCATGGAAAGATGCAGGATTGTCAATAGAAGATAACGATAATCCTGATTGGGATTCTGGAACTATTTTTGGAACGGGCACTTCAGGAATTGAAAAATTTCGGGAAAGCATTTATAAAATTGATGATTTTCAAACTAGAAAATTAGGAAGTACTGCTGTGGCACAAACTATGAATAGTGGGGTGAGTGCATATCTTGGCGGAAAATTAGGTTTAGGAAATCAAGTAACAACCAATTCCTCAGCTTGTACAACAGGAACGGAAAGTATTTTGATGGCCTACGAAAGAATCAAATTGGGGCAAGCTAAAAGAATATTGTCGGGAAGTACTAGCGATAGTGGACCTTATATTTGGGGTGGATTTGATGCGATGAAAGTCTGTACTTTTAAACACAATGATGCTCCAGAAAAGGGTTCTCGACCAATGTCAGCAACTGCTTCTGGATTTGTACCAGGAAGTGGAGCAGGAGCCTTAGTATTGGAAGATTTAGAAACAGCTTTGAAACGGGGAGCTCGAATTTATGCTGAAGTTTTGGGAGGTAACATTAACTCAGGCGGGCAGCGTGGTTCAGGAACAATGACAGCTCCGAATGGAGTTGCAGTTCAAAAATGTATTACAGACGCATTAAAAAATGCAGGAGTTGCACCAAATGAACTAGATGTCATCAACGGACACTTAACAGCAACAAGTAAAGATACTTTTGAAATTGCTAATTGGAGCCAAGCATTAAACAGAAAAGGTAATGAGTTTCCATTAATCAATTCATTGAAATCAATGGTAGGACATTGTTTGTCGGCTGCGGGTAGTATTGAAGCTGTAGCTTCGGTGTTGCAAGTTTATAATGGATTTGTTTTTCCGAATACTAATTGTGAAGATTTAAATCCCGATATTACAGAGATAATTCATAATTCCTGCATACCACAGCAACTTATTCAAAAAGAGATTACCATTTTGGCTAAAGCTAGCTTCGGATTTGGTGATGTAAATGGCTGTGTGATTTTAAAAAAATACAAATAA
- a CDS encoding acyl carrier protein yields MDRTTTIEQLKAIVKPFVKNEEAFENINESTDFINDLNINSANLVDIVLDVEDAFKIDIDNESMEKMLTIKAALDIIETKLAQK; encoded by the coding sequence ATGGATAGAACAACCACAATAGAACAGTTAAAAGCAATCGTAAAACCGTTTGTTAAAAATGAGGAAGCTTTTGAAAACATCAATGAAAGTACTGACTTTATCAATGATTTAAATATTAATTCTGCCAATTTGGTAGATATTGTTTTGGATGTCGAGGATGCTTTTAAAATAGATATCGATAACGAGTCGATGGAAAAAATGCTTACGATTAAAGCAGCATTGGATATCATTGAAACTAAATTGGCTCAAAAGTGA
- a CDS encoding 4'-phosphopantetheinyl transferase superfamily protein translates to MIGNDIIDLALAKKESNWQRKGFIEKIFTSSEQLLIFNADEPEIMVWYLWSQKEAAYKIYNRQTQIRAYIPLQLECFDLKIIDSIHYGKVRCYDQIYFTKTQITLDYISTDAVINPTDFERIEFLDATTSIKKSNGIPNYYSFQNNNLIPVSKSHHGRFERIVALYD, encoded by the coding sequence GTGATTGGTAATGACATCATCGATTTAGCACTAGCCAAAAAGGAAAGCAATTGGCAACGAAAAGGATTTATTGAAAAAATCTTTACCTCAAGCGAACAATTGCTGATTTTCAATGCTGACGAACCTGAAATTATGGTTTGGTATCTATGGAGTCAGAAAGAAGCAGCTTATAAAATTTATAACAGACAAACTCAGATTAGAGCTTATATTCCTTTGCAATTAGAATGTTTTGACTTGAAAATAATTGATAGCATTCACTATGGGAAAGTGCGTTGTTATGATCAAATTTATTTCACTAAGACCCAAATCACTTTAGATTATATTTCTACGGATGCAGTAATAAATCCAACTGATTTTGAAAGAATTGAATTTTTAGATGCTACCACAAGCATTAAAAAAAGCAATGGTATTCCTAATTATTATTCTTTTCAAAACAATAACCTTATACCAGTTTCCAAAAGCCATCATGGAAGGTTTGAGCGAATAGTTGCTTTGTATGATTAA
- the acs gene encoding acetate--CoA ligase: MSYYKILNLEHYFKMYKKSIREPRKFWDRIADENFTWYQKWDKVFEFNFQEAQFKWFVDAKVNITKNCIDRHLARRGDKTAIIFEPNNPGEEALHITYNELYDKVARMANVLREQGVQKGDRVCIYLPMIPELAVATLACARIGAVHSVVFAGFSASAVAARINDCECKMVITSDGSYRGDKTIDLKGIVDEALQKTPCVEKVLVAKRTNTSVTMKEGRDLWLQPLLDAAIPNNVAEIMDAEDPLFILYTSGSTGKPKGMVHTTAGYMVYTAYTFKNVFAYEESDVFWCTADIGWITGHSYILYGPLLNGATTVIFEGVPSYPNFSRFWEVIEKHKITQFYTAPTAIRALAKESLDYVQKYPLSSLKVIGSVGEPINEEAWHWYNDHVGGKRCPLVDTWWQTETGGIMISPVPFVTPTKPTYASLPLPGIQPVLMDELRNEIEGNQVTGSLCIKFPWPSIARTIWGDHQRYKETYFTAFPGKYFTGDGALRDEVGYYRITGRVDDVIIVSGHNLGTAPIEDAINEHPAIAESAIVGFPHDIKGNALYGFIILKEIGESRDRDNLAKEINQLISDQIGPIAKLDKIQFVSNLPKTRSGKIMRRILRKIAEGDFSNFGDTSTLLNPEIVDEIRDGKV, translated from the coding sequence ATGAGCTACTACAAAATACTCAACCTAGAACATTACTTCAAAATGTATAAGAAGTCTATTCGTGAGCCCAGAAAGTTTTGGGACAGAATAGCAGATGAGAACTTTACTTGGTATCAAAAATGGGACAAAGTTTTTGAATTTAATTTTCAGGAAGCACAATTCAAATGGTTTGTTGATGCCAAAGTGAACATCACTAAAAATTGCATTGACAGACATTTAGCAAGAAGAGGCGATAAAACGGCTATCATCTTTGAACCTAATAATCCAGGTGAAGAAGCACTTCATATTACTTACAACGAACTTTATGATAAAGTTGCCCGAATGGCCAATGTACTTCGAGAACAAGGAGTTCAAAAAGGAGATAGGGTTTGTATTTATTTACCAATGATTCCTGAATTGGCGGTTGCAACTTTAGCTTGTGCCCGAATTGGTGCGGTACATTCAGTAGTTTTTGCTGGGTTTTCGGCTTCGGCTGTTGCGGCTCGTATTAATGATTGTGAGTGTAAAATGGTCATCACTTCTGACGGAAGTTATCGCGGTGATAAAACTATTGATTTAAAGGGGATTGTTGATGAAGCTTTGCAAAAAACACCTTGTGTAGAAAAAGTTTTGGTAGCCAAAAGAACAAACACTTCAGTTACTATGAAAGAAGGCCGTGATTTATGGTTGCAACCTTTATTAGATGCTGCGATTCCGAACAATGTGGCTGAAATCATGGATGCTGAAGATCCGTTATTTATTTTATATACTTCGGGTTCTACAGGAAAACCAAAAGGAATGGTGCATACAACTGCTGGATATATGGTGTATACGGCTTATACTTTTAAAAACGTTTTTGCTTATGAAGAAAGCGATGTATTTTGGTGTACCGCTGATATAGGCTGGATAACCGGACATTCCTATATTCTTTACGGACCATTATTAAATGGAGCCACTACTGTAATTTTTGAAGGAGTTCCATCTTATCCAAATTTTAGTCGTTTTTGGGAAGTAATCGAAAAACATAAAATAACCCAATTCTATACTGCTCCAACCGCTATTCGTGCATTGGCTAAAGAAAGTTTAGATTACGTTCAAAAATATCCACTAAGTTCTTTAAAAGTAATCGGTTCCGTTGGAGAACCTATCAACGAAGAAGCTTGGCACTGGTATAACGACCACGTAGGCGGAAAGCGTTGTCCATTAGTAGATACTTGGTGGCAAACCGAAACAGGAGGAATTATGATTTCACCAGTTCCTTTTGTTACTCCAACAAAACCAACGTATGCATCCTTACCATTACCTGGAATTCAACCTGTTTTAATGGACGAATTGCGTAATGAAATTGAAGGTAATCAGGTTACGGGAAGTTTATGTATTAAATTCCCTTGGCCGTCAATAGCTAGGACCATTTGGGGAGATCATCAGCGTTACAAAGAAACCTATTTTACAGCCTTTCCAGGTAAATATTTTACGGGAGATGGAGCTTTGCGTGATGAGGTTGGGTATTACAGAATTACAGGTAGAGTGGATGATGTTATCATCGTTTCAGGTCATAATCTTGGAACGGCACCTATTGAAGATGCTATCAATGAACACCCAGCAATTGCGGAAAGTGCAATAGTTGGTTTCCCTCATGATATTAAAGGAAATGCTTTGTATGGCTTTATTATTCTTAAAGAAATTGGAGAAAGTAGAGATAGAGATAACCTAGCTAAGGAAATCAATCAATTAATTTCTGATCAAATAGGTCCAATTGCCAAATTAGATAAAATTCAATTTGTATCTAATTTACCTAAAACACGTTCAGGTAAGATTATGCGTAGAATATTGCGAAAGATTGCTGAAGGAGACTTTAGTAACTTCGGAGACACTTCTACTTTATTAAATCCTGAGATAGTAGATGAAATACGAGACGGAAAAGTTTAA
- a CDS encoding DUF4293 domain-containing protein, translated as MFRPQSYYLIVCFIITGVLPFVFPLWTDASGKSFYFMMDIVYVSLFGLSTTLTLLSILSHKKRQQQFVMGRLNMILNLILLGLFVYRTLNLSGGTATVSEKGIGMFLPIFSIVFLVLANKAIKKDEDLVKSVDRLR; from the coding sequence ATGTTTAGACCACAAAGTTATTATTTGATTGTTTGCTTCATTATTACTGGGGTTTTACCATTCGTATTTCCACTTTGGACAGACGCTAGTGGTAAGTCTTTTTATTTTATGATGGACATTGTTTATGTTAGCCTATTTGGTTTAAGTACAACATTAACTTTACTAAGTATATTATCTCACAAAAAAAGACAACAACAATTTGTCATGGGCAGATTGAATATGATATTGAATTTAATTTTATTAGGATTATTTGTGTATCGAACACTAAATTTATCTGGAGGAACAGCTACTGTTTCTGAGAAAGGTATTGGGATGTTCTTACCTATTTTTTCTATCGTATTTTTGGTTTTGGCCAACAAAGCCATCAAAAAGGATGAAGATCTCGTAAAATCTGTGGATCGTTTGCGATAA